In Chrysemys picta bellii isolate R12L10 chromosome 3, ASM1138683v2, whole genome shotgun sequence, a single genomic region encodes these proteins:
- the LOC135982095 gene encoding L-gulonolactone oxidase-like encodes MRSGGGLHLGSEKTKEALLELKAVLENNPKVVAHYPVEVRFARGDDILLSPCFQRDTCYMNIIMYRPYGKDVPRLDYWLAYESVMKKAGGRPHWAKAHTCTQKDFEKMYPGFRKFCTMREELDRTGMFLNTYLEKVFY; translated from the exons ATGCGCTCTGGGGGCGGTTTGCACCTGGGCAGTGAGAAGACGAAGGAGGCCCTGCTGGAGCTGAAGGCCGTGCTGGAGAACAACCCCAAAGTGGTGGCACACTACCCAGTGGAGGTGCGCTTTGCTCGGGGGGACGACATCTTGCTGAGTCCCTGTTTCCAGAGAGACACCTGCTACATGAACATCATCATGTACAG GCCCTACGGGAAGGACGTGCCCCGGCTGGACTATTGGCTGGCCTACGAGAGCGTCATGAAGAAGGCTGGGGGGCGACCGCACTGGGCAAAG GCTCACACCTGTACCCAGAAGGACTTTGAGAAGATGTATCCCGGCTTCCGGAAGTTCTGCACCATGCGGGAGGAGCTGGATCGCACCGGCATGTTCCTGAACACGTACCTGGAGAAGGTGTTTTATTGA